CTTCCAACTTGCCAGCTTGACAAAAACCATGTATAAGAATAGCATACATGTAAATATCAGGTAAGATACCAGTAGTTTTCATGGACTCAAATAATACTATTGCTTCCCCAATCTTTCCATTCTTGCATAGTCCATTTAACACCGTACTATATGTAAATTTATTTGGATTTTGACCACAAGATTGCATCTCATTAAACAAACTCTGCGCTGTTTCAAATCTTCCATCACGGTATAGTCCCCGCAACAATGTAGTATAAACAACAGTTGTTACTTGCAAtccattttgtttcattttcttaAATAGCTGCACAGCTTCATCCAGCTTCCGATTCTTGCAATACCCATCAATTAACACATTGTAGTTGAACTCATTTGGGTCTAGGCCCCTGTGGACCATCGAGTCAAAAAGCTTCACTGCATCTTGCAACCGACCTGCCAAACACAGACCATTCATCATTGAACTATAAGTAATCTGATTAGGTTGTATGTTTAACTTGTCCATCAATTCAAATAACCCCCAAGCATCCTCCGTCATCCCATCTTTACAATGAGAATCTATTAATATGTTAAAGGTTATTGTATCAGGTAAGATCTCTCGATCCATCATTTCATCAAAATATCTTGTTGCTTCTTTCCAACGACCATGTAGGCAAAAACCGTGAATCATACCCTTATAGGTTGCCATATTTCCTGAGATTCCTTTACCAACCATCTCATCAAAGATTCTCCTTGCTTCAGTCAAGCGGCCTGAATTGCAAAGACCTTTGATCAAAGAATTGTAAACAACAACATCCGGCACAACATAAAAATCTCCAAGCATTTCAGAGAAGAGAACCAAAGCTTCATCAACTAAATCTCCTTTGCAAAGAGTATCTATAATCACAATATACGACACGACATCTGGTCTGCATTTCCATCTCGACATGTCGTTTTTCAACCGAAGAGCAAGACCCACTTCACCAGTTCTACACAGCCCATGTATAATAGTATTACATGTAACTGCAGTAGGTTGAATACCTGTGTCAGTCATTTTACCAAACACTTCAAAAGCAAAATCAATCTTTTCTTCTGAGCACAACCCCTTAATCAGTGTATTGAAAGTGATTGTATCCGGATGATAACCTCTCTTAGTAATCTCTCCAAGTAAACAAAACCCATGATTCATTTGGCCTAGTTTACAACAGCAATTAATGACAGTGTTGATTGTAGAAACATCAGGTTTTATCCCAACCAAAATCATCTTCTTATATAACAAAATGACATCTGAATGACACTTGATTTTGGATAATGATCCTAATACATGATTAAATGTACTTGTAGATGGTAAAGGCCTTTCTAGAATCAATTGATCAAAGTATTTCAAACCATCACCAAGCTTCTTGATCCTTCCTGATTTACACTCATCCCTCACGAAACGCTCAAGTTGTGATATTCTATTATTATTAGTACCATAATAATTATGGACATGCCGATAATTTGAGAAGACTCTACTCGTAAGCAGCAACACTTTCTTATGCccagagcaacactttctcatcctttctttccttcttcttctatcGAAACATCAAACTTTAGTTTTCTGGTACTTTAACTTTATGAAGGCACCCTAATAATATAATACCAGCACACATTTGGTGCCTACATTATAAACAAGAAATTGCTTTTGATAGGCATTTTTGTTTTTACAGAGTGTTGATGTTTTTTTGTAGGACTTCAGTCTTCATGAAGTTGGAGATCATCAATGGTTCGAGAAGAAGATTCACTGGATGGGAACCCGAAAAACGTAACAACTAGTACTACTAATTTGAAGCTTGGGAACTACAATGGTACTAGGGATGAAGAGCAAGAATGCGATATATTTAATGGTCAATGGGTACTAAAGGAAGAAGCTAGGGAACCATATTATCCTCCTGGTGCTTGTCCATTTATTGGGTTGTCATCTAAATAACAGACCAGATGATGGTTACTTGAAATTGCAATGGAAACCCAATGGTTGCAATATCTTAAGGTAACTTTATTTTAAGTCTTGCAAATTTTTTAGAGCGCGCAAAACGATCTAAAAACTTGTTGATTTTTGCAGGTTAAATGCAAGTGATTTCTCAGAGCGAATGAGAGGAAAAATAATGGTATTTGCGGGGGATTCACTGAATAGGAATAATTTCAATACCTAGAACAATACGCATTCCATATATGACAGAATCTATGCAGTCATTTTTTATGCTCATCAGCCTCATTTCACCACAAAGTTCAAAAACCATTATGCTGTACGTACAACATCATCATCGATCCACGCCTTACGTGTGTGCAAACTTTTGCGTACTGTTCATCGCTTATGCCCGCCACAAGGGTCTTGTTGGGACATAGTTGAAAAAACCTCCTACGTGAAGGAAAGGTATCAGCAGTTCATGGGAGGCAACGTTTGACGACATAATTCAGTTCTAATCTTCCGCATCAACTTTACTTAGACTTGGAACACTAGAAAATAAATCACATAACTGTTCAGACTTTTTTCTGTCGATTATTTATTAAACTCTGATCGAAAGGTGTAATGTGCTTCGTTTTGAATATCTCTTATGATTTTCATGTATAAACCCAAGTTTACTTCACAACAGTAACGAAAAGGAGATTACATAATTAATACAAACATGCATATCCAAATTAATGATACAGTCAGCTCGTAAGTCATTAGTCATGCAAAGGCTTCTTCTTCTCGTTCTTCTAACTACGTTGGGGATAACATACGATTCCCATTGGATTCTCTTTCGGAATTTTTGCTCCAGATAAAAGACCGTCGGTCTAGGTAAAGATTAATGTACGTAACACAAAGTGGAAAAAGAATTTAAACTGGAAAAAAGAATGGAACATAAAGTGGTGTAACATATCATAATTATCGCTCATAGAACAGAGTTAATAGACATTCTCCCGAAGTAAACCAGATAAGTAGATAACAATTAATTGTATGGAAAAACTGAATGTTAAAAACAACGTATAAAGAATGAGCTAGGTTATCAAAAGTCAAACAAAAGGGAATTCGTCATCTAGGGGGAACCCGAGATGAGCTTCTGTGCAGCAGCATTGTCTGGGAGTGCTGGAATGGCTCCTTTCCTAGTTGTACAGATTGCGCCACAAGCATTAGCCATTCTTAGAGCTTCTCTCAGTTTACTTTCGTCTTCCAGAATTGAAGAATCTTTTGCAGCAGAGCAAAGTAATGAACCAACAAAAGCATCACCAGCTCCTGTGGTATCCACGGTGTTTACCGAGAATCCTTCCACGGCTCCCCTGAAGTGCTTTGTGAAGTATCTGCACCCTTTCTCCCCATCAGTTACTAACAGCAATTTCAAACCCTCGTACCAGAGTGACAAAACGTTCTTCTCATCTGCCATCGCCGCATCTCCTTGGGTTAGGAATTCTACCTCGTCGTCGCTGACCTTGATAACATCAGCGCTAGACCATATGCTCTTGATACCCTCACGACAAGCTTCAGCAGAAGGCCAGAGTGGTTCCCTTACATTAGGATCATAAGAAAGTAAAGCACCAGCCTCCCTCGCAGCTTTCATGGCAGCCATGTGTGCGGATCGACATGGTTCGGTGATCAAGCTAATAGAACCATAGTGAAAGATTTTAGCTTGTTTGATCAAACCCATGTTAAGATCAGAATCTTTCAGCATCATGTCAGCGCTCGGGTTTCTGTAGAACATGAACTCCCTTTCACCATCTTTTTTCAATGTTACAAAAGCAAGTGCTGTTCTCGCGTCCTTATCAAAGCAAACACCTTCGCTGTTCACCCCATTCTCTTTCAACACATCAACCAACATATGTCCAAATTCATCTTCTCCAAACTTGCCAATGAAAGCAGAAGAACCACCAAGCTTAGTAATAGCGCAAGCAACATTGGCAGGAGCACCACCGGGAGCCTTGAGAAAACCAGCTGATTCAGCTAGTGATACACCGGATTCGTTTGGCACGAAATCAATTAACATCTCACCAAAACACACAATCTCTGACGATGATGACTTCGACATGTTTTTTATCTTGAGAGAATTTTATCTGAGATTATTATAGAACAATAAAAATAGCTAGCTAGAGACGA
This is a stretch of genomic DNA from Papaver somniferum cultivar HN1 chromosome 1, ASM357369v1, whole genome shotgun sequence. It encodes these proteins:
- the LOC113324562 gene encoding fructokinase-2-like, translating into MSKSSSSEIVCFGEMLIDFVPNESGVSLAESAGFLKAPGGAPANVACAITKLGGSSAFIGKFGEDEFGHMLVDVLKENGVNSEGVCFDKDARTALAFVTLKKDGEREFMFYRNPSADMMLKDSDLNMGLIKQAKIFHYGSISLITEPCRSAHMAAMKAAREAGALLSYDPNVREPLWPSAEACREGIKSIWSSADVIKVSDDEVEFLTQGDAAMADEKNVLSLWYEGLKLLLVTDGEKGCRYFTKHFRGAVEGFSVNTVDTTGAGDAFVGSLLCSAAKDSSILEDESKLREALRMANACGAICTTRKGAIPALPDNAAAQKLISGSP